A stretch of Mesorhizobium sp. M2A.F.Ca.ET.046.03.2.1 DNA encodes these proteins:
- a CDS encoding SRPBCC domain-containing protein — MTKAENPTAAEAPLSFECELADPPEKVWRALTEPELLAAWMMPNDIKAEAGSCFTFAGPDAPIECEVLEAEPGRLLRYSWRERPADKDADQLPAFDSIVTFTLARTASGGTHLRIVHDGFVPVAEPVLAIAGAGCGLSLYARKTPTAANAPCMMLRAA; from the coding sequence ATGACCAAGGCAGAGAATCCGACAGCGGCAGAGGCCCCGCTCAGCTTCGAATGCGAGCTTGCCGATCCGCCGGAAAAGGTCTGGCGGGCGCTGACCGAGCCGGAACTGCTGGCCGCCTGGATGATGCCGAACGACATCAAGGCGGAAGCTGGCAGCTGCTTCACCTTTGCCGGACCGGATGCGCCGATCGAATGCGAGGTGCTGGAAGCCGAGCCTGGCCGGCTGCTGCGCTATTCCTGGCGCGAGCGGCCGGCCGACAAGGATGCCGACCAGCTTCCCGCCTTTGACAGCATCGTCACCTTCACGCTGGCCCGGACAGCCTCCGGAGGCACGCATCTTCGGATCGTGCATGATGGCTTCGTGCCGGTGGCTGAGCCTGTTCTGGCCATTGCCGGCGCCGGCTGCGGGCTCTCGCTTTATGCGCGCAAGACCCCGACCGCGGCCAATGCGCCCTGCATGATGCTGCGCGCGGCCTGA
- a CDS encoding metalloregulator ArsR/SmtB family transcription factor, whose protein sequence is MIEAEIFRALADPTRRAVYERLTASEMTVTELRAGMSVSQPAVSQHLAILRGAGLVVERRAGRNAYYRADPQGLDPLLGWIERYRAFWPEGIEKLKTVLKGMDQ, encoded by the coding sequence ATGATCGAAGCAGAGATTTTCCGGGCGCTCGCCGACCCCACCCGTCGCGCCGTCTATGAGCGGCTGACCGCCAGCGAGATGACAGTGACCGAGCTGCGCGCCGGCATGAGCGTGTCGCAGCCGGCGGTCTCGCAGCATCTCGCCATTCTGCGCGGCGCCGGCCTGGTGGTCGAGCGGCGCGCTGGCCGCAACGCCTACTACCGCGCCGATCCGCAGGGGCTCGACCCGCTGCTCGGCTGGATCGAACGCTACCGCGCCTTCTGGCCGGAAGGCATCGAGAAGTTGAAGACGGTTCTGAAGGGAATGGACCAATGA
- a CDS encoding cupin domain-containing protein — protein MNTLTHEDQPRELWRTGVETRMRVAAANGAAELCIFEQWVEPATGAPTHSHSVEEVLTVIAGEAEMWIEDRRAVLTAGQSLIIPAHRRHGFRNIGSGMLRIHAVLASPIFEASFDGAANPVKRWTS, from the coding sequence ATGAACACCCTGACACATGAGGATCAGCCGCGCGAACTTTGGCGGACCGGAGTGGAGACGCGGATGCGTGTTGCCGCCGCCAACGGCGCGGCCGAGCTTTGCATATTCGAACAGTGGGTCGAACCGGCAACCGGGGCGCCGACCCATTCGCATTCGGTGGAGGAAGTGCTGACAGTGATTGCCGGCGAGGCCGAAATGTGGATCGAAGACAGGCGAGCAGTACTGACTGCGGGGCAGTCGCTGATCATCCCGGCGCATCGCAGGCATGGCTTTCGCAACATTGGGTCCGGCATGCTCCGCATCCATGCCGTGCTCGCATCGCCGATCTTCGAAGCAAGCTTCGACGGAGCCGCGAATCCGGTGAAGCGCTGGACATCATAA